Genomic DNA from Amycolatopsis alba DSM 44262:
GCGTTCGGCGCGGCGGCGCAGCAGGCCGACAACACGGTGAAACCGGTGACGCCGGTCAGAAAGATCCGGCGACGGCCATAGCTGTCCCCGAGCCTGCCGCCGACCACCAGCACGACCGCGAAGGCGAGGACGTAGGCGACGACGAACCACTGGCTCTGCGCGTAGGTCGCCCCCAGGTCGCGCTGGATCACCGGCACCACCACGGTGACGATGCCGACGTCGAGCAGATCCATGAACGAGGCGAAGGCGAGCACGAACATGGCCAGGCCGGCATGGCGCGGCACGGAGGGCGCCGGGATGGTCGTCATGGGAAACCCTCTCCGGGAGTCAGACGGTTTCGCGTGCCGGGACGGACGGCACGCGTGATCAGACGGACGGCACGTGTGTCGTCCCTCCGGTCACGTGTGTCGTCCGTCTGATCACACGTGTCGTCCGGCCAGGCACGCGAAGGTGCCGTGACCGGTGCGAAGTCGCGTTCAGATGGCGAGGTCGACCTGGTAGTGCCGGAGCCAGGCGTTGAACTGCAGCGCCGTTTCCACGTTGATCCGGCTCTGCCATTCGTGGGCGGAACCGGTCGGGTTCGCCGCTGTCTCCTTCGAGGCCTTCAGGTCGAGCAGGGGCAGCACCGGTGAAGACGGGTCCGCCAGCACGCCGGCGAATTCGCGGTGCAGTGCCTCGGTGTACGCCGGATCCTGCGTCACCGGCCACGGGCTCTTCCGGCGCTCCACAATGGACTTGGGCAGCAGGTCGCCGACGGCCGCCCGCAGGAGGCTCTTCTCCCGGCCGTCGAAAGTCTTGAACGCCCACGGGGTGTTGTAGAGGTATTCGACCAGCCGGTGGTCGCAGTACGGGATACGGGTCTCGAGCCCGTGCGCCATCGCCAGCCTGTCGCCGCGGGCGAGCAGCATCGGCAGCCACCGGGTGAAGTGCGCGTAGCAGATCTCGCGCATCTTGTGCTCCAGGCCGTTTTCCCCTTCCTGGTGGGGGGTTTCGTCGATGGTCTGCTGGTAGTTGTCGGCGTAGTAGGTCGCCATGTCCAGCTTCCGGCTGAACAGTCCCTGGTCGAACAGGCCACGGCCGTGGCCGGTGCTGCGCATCTTGTTTTCGTTGGCCACCCAGGGAAAGGTGCCGGAATTGGTGAAGTCCGGGTCGAACATCCAGCGGAAGCCGCAGAACACCTCGTCGCCGACCTCGCCGGTGAGCATCACCGTGGAGTGGTCGCGCACCGACTTGAGCATCAGGTAGTGCGACGTGTCCATGTCGCCGAGCGTGGACGGCATGTCCTGCGCCAGCAGCACCGCGCGCCGGGTCTCCGGGTCCATCAGGTCGGCGGTCCGGATCGTCAGGTCGGTGTGATCGGACCGGACCAGCGCCGCCATCTCGGCGGCGAACGGGCCGTCCGGGGTGTCCCGGACGTCGTCCGGCCGGAAGTTCTCTTCGTAGCCCTCGAAAGCGTGGGTCACCGTGCGCACCCGGTCGCCGCCGAGTTTCCACATCCACTGGGCGGCCAGCGCGGTGATCGCGCTGGAGTCGAGCCCGCCGGACAGCCCGACGCACAGCGGCACGTCCGCGACCAGTTCGCGCAGCACGATGTCGGACAGCAGCGAGCGCACGTGCGCGATGGTGCCGCCGAGGTCTTCCTCGTGCGGCTTGGCTTCGAGCTTCCAGTAGGTCTGCTCGTACAGGCCCTTGCGGCTCACCGTGAGCGTGTGTCCCGCGCGAAGTTCCTGCATGTCACGGAACACCGCGGCGCCGGGGCGTTTGGCCGTGGAGAAGATCTCCCGCAGCCCGTCCAGGTCCACCGTCGGCCGGATGGCGGGGTGCGCGAGCAGCGCCTTCGGCTCGGAGCCGAAGATGAACCCGCCGGGGATCTTCGCGTAGAACAGCGGTTTGATGCCCATCCGGTCGCGGATCAGCACCAGCTCCTCGGTCCGCAGGTCCCAGACGGCGAACGCGAACATGCCCTCGAGGCGTTCCGCGCAGCGCACCCCCCACTCCAGATACGACCGCAGCACCACCTCGGTGTCGCTGCGGGTGCGGAACTTGTGCCCCCGCTCGCGCAGTTCGGTGCGCAGCTGCTGGAAGTTGAAGATCTCGCCGCTGTAGGCCAAGACCGCGGAGGGGCTGCCGTCTTCGTCGGCGATCATCGGCTGCGCGCCGCCCGCCGGGTCGATCACCGCCGTGCGGGTGTGCCCGAGGCAGGCGTGGCCGCGCAGCCAGAGCCCGTGGTCGTCGACGCCGCGGCTCGCGATCGCCTCGGTCATCAGTTCCACGGTCGGCCGTTCCGTGGCCAGGTCACGGTTGTAGTCGATCCAACCGGTGATTCCGCACATGTGCTCGCCCTCTCGTCCGATCGAAGCCACTTCGACGCAGGCTTGCCAGTGAGGCTCGAACAGGGCTCGACGCCATCTGGAAGCCGGCGTTCGAGCCCGGTTCGAGCGGTCCCGCCCAGGCTGCTCCCGGTACGGACCTCGGTGGGGAACGGGAGAAAACGCGATGACAGCACTGGGAGCACGTTCGGTGGGGGCGCTGGCGGCCGCCCTGCTGGTGATCGTGTCGACCGCCACGCCGTCCGCAGCCGAACCCCGCCCCGCGACGTATTTCGTCGACTGTCAGCGAGGATCGGACGAGGCCTCCGGCACGCGCGCCGCGGCGCCGTGGGCGTCGGTGGCGAAAGCGAGCGCGCGGACCTACGCGCCGGGTGACCGCGTCGTGTTCCGTGCGGGCACCCGGTGCGACGGCATGTTCGCGCCGAAAGGCTCCGGCACGCCGGGGAAGCCGATCACCGTCGGGTCCTACGGCTCGGGTGCCAAACCCGCCATCGACGCGCACGGCGCGCTCGCGGCCGTCCTGCTGGACGACGTCGAAGGCTGGGAGATCGAGGATCTCGCGCTGTCGAACCTCGGGCCGGCGCCCGGCGCGCACGAGATCCGGTTCGGTGTCTACGCCCGGCTGACCGACTACGGCGTCGGACGGCACTACGTCGTGCGGGACGTCGACGTCCACGACGTCAACGGCTGTCAGTGTCAGAATCCCAGTGACCCCGATCCGAGCGGCGGGATCCTCTTCAAGGCCGCGGGTACCGGGCGGCCGACCGGCTTCGACGACGTCCTCGTCGACGGCAACACCGTCACCAGGACCGGGCGGACCGCCATCGGCACCTCTTCGGACTGGCAACGCCGTCCCGAATACCCCAGCGGCACGGGTTCCGCGTACGTGCCCATCACGAGGCTGCGGATCACCGGCAACACGCTGCGCACCATCCACGGCGACGGTATCGGTGTCTACAATGGACTGAACGCGCTGGTCGAGGACAACGTGCTCGACGGCTACGCGATCGGCGGGACGAAGTACACCACCGGCATGTTCGCCTACAACTCGAACGGCACCAGGATCCGCTACAACACCGTCTCGGACGGGAAAGGCGGGGAAACGCTGCCGTCGCAGTCCTTCATGGTCGAGTCCGCGTCGCTGGGGACGGTGTACGAGCACAACCTCAGCCGCCGCAGCGACGGCGGCCTGCTGATCGTCTGCAACGACCCCGACGCCACCGCGGACCGCACCGTGTTCCGGTACAACGTCAGCCTCGACGACAACTCGCTCGGCCGGTATCCGAACGGCGACCGCACCGGTGTCTTCACCATGATGTGCGGCGACCCCGGCTCGCTTTCGGTGTACGGCAACGTGGTGCGCACCGGCGTCGCCGAGGTGATGGTGAACAACGTCGGCGACTTCGGCGCGTCGTTCGTCGGCAACCTGTTCTCCGGCCGCCCCGGCGGTTCGCGGATCGACGATCCGAAGAGCACGTACCGCCACAACGTGTTCCTGTCCATCACCGGACGGCCGCAGACGGGCGCCTTCTCCGCGACGCCGGTCGACGCGGGTGCCCGTCGTGACCGGTTCACGGCGCGATGACCGGCGCGCCCGAACTCGCCTTCCCGCTCGCCGACGCCACCGCGCTCGACCCGGACACCCGTTTTCGCGGGCTGCGAGACGAGGGACCGGTCCGGGTACGGCTGCCCTTCGGCGAGCCCGCCTGGCTCGTGAGCAGCTACGAGGACGTCCGGACGGTGCTCGGGGACCGGCGGTTCTCCCGTGCGGACTCGCTCGGCGCGGACGAACCGCGGGTGGTGCCGATGCCGCAGCGGGCCAACCTGATCCTGAACCACGACGAGCCGGAGCACAGCAGGCTGCGTGGCCTGGTGGCCGCAGCGTTCACCCGGCCCGGCGTACGGCGGCTCGAAACGGTGACGGAAGGCTTCGTGGCAGGCCTGCTGGACCGGCTGAGCGCCCAGGGGCCGCCGGGGGACCTGGTCTCCGCGGTCGCGGCGCCGCTGCCCGCGCTCGTGATGGCCGAGCTGCTCGGTGTCCCCGAGGAAGGCCGCGAAGACTTCGTCGGGCTGACCGGCTCCCTGCTGGCGACCGCGCTGGCGACGCAGACCGCCGAGCAGACCAAGGCCGCGGGGCTGCGGTTGTGGGCGGTGCTCGGTGACCTCGTGCGCGAACGGCGCCGATCGCCGGGTACCGGGCTCGTGGCCGATCTGGTGCGGGGCGGGGTGAGCGACGAGGAAGCCGTCGCGTTGTGCGCCACCGTGGTGATCGCCGGCCACGACGCCACCACCATGCAGCTCGGCAACTTCTGCTACCAGCTGCTCACCACGCCGGGGCGGTACGAGCAGCTCGTCGCCGATCCGGCGCTGATCGAAAACGCCGTCGAAGAACTGATGCGGTACAGCCCGCTCGGCATCAGCACGGCGTTCCCGCGCCGGGTGACCGAGGACGTCGAGCTCGGCGGGGTGCTTCTGCGCGCGGGGGACTACGTGGTGGTGGCGCTGACCGCGGCCAACCGCGACGGCGAGGTCTTCGACCGGCCGGACGAGCTCGAACTGACCCGGCGGCCGAATCCGCACCTCGGCTTCGGTTACGGGCTGCACCGGTGTCTCGGCGCGCAGCTGGCGCTCTTGCAGCTTCGCGTGGTGCTGCGCGCGCTGGTCACCAGGTTTCCGGGACTGGCGCTCGCCGTGCCCGTCGCCGACGTGCGCTGGTCGCCCGGCCTGTTGGCGCGAAGCGCGGAAAGCCTCCCGGTCTGCTGGTAGGCCTTCCGCTCAGCAGAGCGCGCCGTCGACCGTGACGGCGCTGCCGGTGACGTAACCGGAGAGGTCGCTGGCCAGCCAGCGCACCGCGTCGGCCACCTCGTCCGGGGTGGCCGGCCTGCCCAGCGCGATGACGGGCTCGAACCGGGCCAGCAGCGCGGCGCGGTCCGCCTCGGCGAGATCGTCGTAGACCTCGGTGTGGACCATGCCCAGCGTCAGCAGGTTGAACCGGATGCCCGCGGGGCCGTATTCCTGTGCCAGTGAACGGTTCCAGCCGTGCAGGGCCGCCTTCGACGCGGTGTAGTGCACGCGCCCGGCCAGGCCGAGCTCCGCGGACCTGGAACTGATCGCGACGACCGACGACCCGCGGCCGAGCAGCGGGAGCACCGCGGTGGTCAGCCGGTGCACGGCGGTGACGTTGGCGGCGAGGGTGGCCTCCCACTCGGCCAGGCCGAGCTTCGGGTAAGCGGCCCGGCCGACCGTCGCGGCGTTGTGCACCACCAGATCCAGCCCGCCGAACCGCTCGGCACAGCGTCCGGCGAGCCGTTCGGCCTCGCCGTCCGCGGTGAGGTCGGCCTCGCAGACGAGGTGCTCGCCACCGAGGGCGTCGAGTTCGGCCCGCAGTGCCACCACGCTGTCCCGTCCGCGCGCGCAGGTGACGACGTCGACGCCGTCCTTGGCGAGCGCGAGCACGACGGCCTTGCCGATCCCCTTGGTTCCGCCGGTGATCAGCGCGCGTTTGCCCCGCAGTTCCAGGTCCATGGGCTCAGCGGCCGCCTGCCACGTTGATCACTTCGCCGCTGATGTTGCCGTTGGCCTCGGAGCAGAGGAAGACGATGAGCCTGCCGACGTCCTCCGGTTTGCTCAGATGCCCGCTCGGGGTGGTGGCCGCCGCCTGTTCGACGATCGCCGGGTCGACGCCGTCGAAGCTCTCTGTCAGCGTGCCGCCGGGCGCCACCACGTTGCTGAGCACGCCGCCCTTCGTCCACATCAGCCCGCGGACGAACCCGTTCAGCGCGGACTTCGCGGCGCTGTAGATCTCCGAGCCGTACATCCCGTGGGTGGCCGTCACCGAGGACAGCAGGACGACCCGGCCCCAGCCGCGGGCACGCATGCCGCCCAGCGCGTGCTGGACGGTGCGGATGTGCCCTTCGCTGTTCTCGCGCAGCTTGGTGTACCAGCCCTCTTGGAAGTTCTCGAACTCGGTGAGGTCCTCCGGGTTGATCCAGGTGAAGGTCTGGGCGTTGCACACCACGACGTCGATGCCGCCCCAGTGCCGTTCCACCTCTTCGACGGCGGCCTTGATCGAGACCGGGTCGCCGAGGTCGTGCCGGACCGCGAGCGCCCGGTCCGGCCCGCCGAGTCCGGTCACCAGTTCGTCGGCCGCTTCCTTGCCGGTGTGATAGGTGATGGCGACCCGCGCGCCCTCTTCGGCGAACAGCCGGGCCGTCGCCTTGCCGATCCCTCTGGTCGCGCCCGTGATCAGCACCCGCTTGTCCCGCAGTCCCAGATCCATAACGTCACTCCGCAGTCTTGGTCGTGCCGGGCCGGAGGCCGGCCCGGTGCCTTGACCCTAATCGATATAGCCATACTATGGCTATAGTTCGGCAGTTCGGCAGGCCCGTCAGTCGCCGCGCAGCGCGGCGGCCAGCACCGGGTACTCGGCTTCGGTGGGCGCGGTGATCCGCAGCCCGCTCACCCGGCCCGGCTGCGCGCCGGAAAAGACCCGGACCACCACCCCGTGCCGGAGCAGCCGCTCGTGTTCCCGCTCGGCGTCCTCCGTGTACACGAACCGGTAGTGCACCGGGACACCGGTGACCACCCCCGGATACCGCGTGCGCAGCAGGGCCTCCATC
This window encodes:
- the asnB gene encoding asparagine synthase (glutamine-hydrolyzing); this translates as MCGITGWIDYNRDLATERPTVELMTEAIASRGVDDHGLWLRGHACLGHTRTAVIDPAGGAQPMIADEDGSPSAVLAYSGEIFNFQQLRTELRERGHKFRTRSDTEVVLRSYLEWGVRCAERLEGMFAFAVWDLRTEELVLIRDRMGIKPLFYAKIPGGFIFGSEPKALLAHPAIRPTVDLDGLREIFSTAKRPGAAVFRDMQELRAGHTLTVSRKGLYEQTYWKLEAKPHEEDLGGTIAHVRSLLSDIVLRELVADVPLCVGLSGGLDSSAITALAAQWMWKLGGDRVRTVTHAFEGYEENFRPDDVRDTPDGPFAAEMAALVRSDHTDLTIRTADLMDPETRRAVLLAQDMPSTLGDMDTSHYLMLKSVRDHSTVMLTGEVGDEVFCGFRWMFDPDFTNSGTFPWVANENKMRSTGHGRGLFDQGLFSRKLDMATYYADNYQQTIDETPHQEGENGLEHKMREICYAHFTRWLPMLLARGDRLAMAHGLETRIPYCDHRLVEYLYNTPWAFKTFDGREKSLLRAAVGDLLPKSIVERRKSPWPVTQDPAYTEALHREFAGVLADPSSPVLPLLDLKASKETAANPTGSAHEWQSRINVETALQFNAWLRHYQVDLAI
- a CDS encoding right-handed parallel beta-helix repeat-containing protein, with amino-acid sequence MTALGARSVGALAAALLVIVSTATPSAAEPRPATYFVDCQRGSDEASGTRAAAPWASVAKASARTYAPGDRVVFRAGTRCDGMFAPKGSGTPGKPITVGSYGSGAKPAIDAHGALAAVLLDDVEGWEIEDLALSNLGPAPGAHEIRFGVYARLTDYGVGRHYVVRDVDVHDVNGCQCQNPSDPDPSGGILFKAAGTGRPTGFDDVLVDGNTVTRTGRTAIGTSSDWQRRPEYPSGTGSAYVPITRLRITGNTLRTIHGDGIGVYNGLNALVEDNVLDGYAIGGTKYTTGMFAYNSNGTRIRYNTVSDGKGGETLPSQSFMVESASLGTVYEHNLSRRSDGGLLIVCNDPDATADRTVFRYNVSLDDNSLGRYPNGDRTGVFTMMCGDPGSLSVYGNVVRTGVAEVMVNNVGDFGASFVGNLFSGRPGGSRIDDPKSTYRHNVFLSITGRPQTGAFSATPVDAGARRDRFTAR
- a CDS encoding cytochrome P450; amino-acid sequence: MTGAPELAFPLADATALDPDTRFRGLRDEGPVRVRLPFGEPAWLVSSYEDVRTVLGDRRFSRADSLGADEPRVVPMPQRANLILNHDEPEHSRLRGLVAAAFTRPGVRRLETVTEGFVAGLLDRLSAQGPPGDLVSAVAAPLPALVMAELLGVPEEGREDFVGLTGSLLATALATQTAEQTKAAGLRLWAVLGDLVRERRRSPGTGLVADLVRGGVSDEEAVALCATVVIAGHDATTMQLGNFCYQLLTTPGRYEQLVADPALIENAVEELMRYSPLGISTAFPRRVTEDVELGGVLLRAGDYVVVALTAANRDGEVFDRPDELELTRRPNPHLGFGYGLHRCLGAQLALLQLRVVLRALVTRFPGLALAVPVADVRWSPGLLARSAESLPVCW
- a CDS encoding SDR family NAD(P)-dependent oxidoreductase, with protein sequence MDLELRGKRALITGGTKGIGKAVVLALAKDGVDVVTCARGRDSVVALRAELDALGGEHLVCEADLTADGEAERLAGRCAERFGGLDLVVHNAATVGRAAYPKLGLAEWEATLAANVTAVHRLTTAVLPLLGRGSSVVAISSRSAELGLAGRVHYTASKAALHGWNRSLAQEYGPAGIRFNLLTLGMVHTEVYDDLAEADRAALLARFEPVIALGRPATPDEVADAVRWLASDLSGYVTGSAVTVDGALC
- a CDS encoding SDR family NAD(P)-dependent oxidoreductase, giving the protein MDLGLRDKRVLITGATRGIGKATARLFAEEGARVAITYHTGKEAADELVTGLGGPDRALAVRHDLGDPVSIKAAVEEVERHWGGIDVVVCNAQTFTWINPEDLTEFENFQEGWYTKLRENSEGHIRTVQHALGGMRARGWGRVVLLSSVTATHGMYGSEIYSAAKSALNGFVRGLMWTKGGVLSNVVAPGGTLTESFDGVDPAIVEQAAATTPSGHLSKPEDVGRLIVFLCSEANGNISGEVINVAGGR